In one window of Thalassococcus arenae DNA:
- a CDS encoding branched-chain amino acid ABC transporter permease — MDFLNAVVQGTLLGGLYALFAAGLSLIFGVMRLVNIAHGDLIVLAAYLGLTTTVVLGVHPVVALIVVVPAMAGIGYCLQRGVLNHTLGDDILPPLLVTFGLSVIIQNALLEGYSADPQKMDAGALETASVALGPLSLGVLPLLTFAIAVAVIAGLQWVFYRTPLGRAFRATSDNQDIAQLMGLNKRHVFGMAMALSLAVTAVAGILLGIRTSFDPSVGGGRLIFGFEAVIIGGLGNLWGTLVGGVILGVAQTVGATINPGWQLLAGHIAFLVILAVRPNGLFPRISG; from the coding sequence ATGGATTTTTTGAATGCGGTTGTTCAGGGCACTTTGCTGGGCGGGCTTTACGCGCTTTTCGCGGCGGGGTTGTCGCTGATTTTTGGTGTCATGCGGCTGGTCAATATCGCGCATGGTGATCTGATCGTGCTTGCTGCCTACCTCGGGTTGACCACGACCGTGGTTCTGGGGGTGCATCCGGTGGTGGCGCTGATCGTGGTGGTACCGGCAATGGCGGGGATCGGGTACTGTTTGCAACGCGGGGTTCTGAACCACACCCTTGGCGATGATATCCTGCCGCCGTTGCTGGTGACCTTCGGGCTGTCGGTGATCATCCAGAATGCTCTTCTCGAAGGCTATTCAGCTGACCCGCAGAAGATGGACGCAGGTGCCTTGGAGACCGCCTCGGTCGCGCTCGGCCCACTTTCGCTCGGCGTGCTACCGCTCCTGACCTTCGCCATTGCTGTTGCGGTGATCGCGGGGTTGCAGTGGGTTTTCTATCGAACGCCTTTGGGTCGCGCGTTTCGCGCCACTTCGGATAATCAGGACATCGCGCAGCTCATGGGGCTTAACAAGCGGCATGTGTTTGGAATGGCCATGGCACTTTCGCTGGCGGTAACAGCTGTGGCGGGCATTCTCTTGGGCATCCGCACTAGCTTTGATCCCTCAGTGGGCGGCGGGCGGCTGATCTTTGGCTTCGAGGCCGTGATCATCGGTGGCTTAGGCAACCTCTGGGGCACTTTGGTTGGCGGTGTCATCCTAGGCGTCGCCCAGACCGTGGGCGCAACGATCAATCCCGGTTGGCAACTCTTGGCCGGCCATATCGCCTTTCTCGTCATTCTTGCCGTACGTCCCAACGGCCTTTTCCCGAGGATCAGCGGATGA
- a CDS encoding glutathione S-transferase family protein has protein sequence MPEIEPQDQSLKTLKGLHLWHAPMSSCSQRVRIVLAEMGKTYESHPVDLERGEHASAAYQAIHPKGVVPALVDDGRLIIESIDIIQHVAGQDSPLMIGASPEVLARSDKAQLDLKLLTFEFLFRGAPAKSDEVAQAFQQNHKNDWLTAFYRDFAAGFDRDRIEQAVIRTRDDFDFLDARLSDGRAFLAGDRMSLEDVAWMPNAHRFDLMG, from the coding sequence ATGCCCGAGATTGAACCACAAGATCAAAGCCTGAAAACCCTGAAGGGCCTGCACCTGTGGCACGCTCCAATGTCGAGCTGTTCGCAGCGGGTGCGCATAGTTCTGGCCGAAATGGGCAAGACATATGAAAGTCATCCGGTCGATCTTGAACGCGGTGAACACGCCTCCGCAGCCTATCAGGCAATTCACCCCAAGGGCGTCGTTCCGGCACTTGTGGATGACGGGCGCCTGATTATTGAAAGCATCGATATCATTCAACATGTCGCGGGTCAGGATAGCCCGTTGATGATAGGGGCCTCACCCGAGGTGCTTGCACGGTCGGACAAGGCTCAACTGGATCTGAAGCTGTTGACCTTTGAGTTTCTGTTTCGCGGCGCGCCTGCGAAATCGGACGAGGTAGCGCAGGCTTTTCAGCAAAACCACAAGAACGACTGGCTGACCGCGTTCTACCGCGATTTCGCAGCGGGATTTGACCGTGACCGCATTGAACAGGCCGTTATTCGCACCCGCGATGATTTCGACTTTCTTGATGCGCGGCTAAGTGACGGGCGTGCCTTTCTGGCGGGCGACCGGATGTCATTGGAAGACGTGGCATGGATGCCAAACGCGCACCGGTTCGATCTGATGGGCTGA
- a CDS encoding efflux RND transporter permease subunit, protein MSTPKLQRAASGFADLFVARPIFGFVISLLIVIAGMAAMTAVDVREMPDVDQPVLSIRTEYEGATPATVDQEITQVLEDALSALEGLSYIEASSTNGMSSITIDLSDDTDIDVAANEAREIISATARQLPSDLDDDPTVSKSDINASAIIRLAVLGDATLDELTAIAEGRIYDRLSLIDGIAEVTIRGDRPNEFRVTLDDRLLLSRGLTVFDVTEALADLRDDTPLGALETDKQTIALQVGNADVTVDSIGQILINNTTRVADVALVQLLPEDTDVTTRVNGQTAIGLDITRQSEGNTLEISTAVRAAVEELRAELPEGVELIISTDDGVFIEGALTEVIKSIGLATVIVVLVIFAFLRSLRATLIPAVTIPVALVGTVAAVWLTGFSINTISLLALVLATGMVVDDSIVVVENIVRKRKDGMGAFAAAAAGTNEVFFAVISTTATLAAVFIPISFLPGQAGGVFSEFGFVLAFAVTLSSVAALTLAPVLAALLDPGRETQKTPQAPQTPSRLARGFDWVMDRAIRAPLLVVAIAFGFALIAAGVAGTLTSTITPTEDRGYFLIQARGSSDTTAEYLDEQVAQIEDVLAPFQESGQISSVQSIIGIGGGTTAFIVVRLPDWSDRDWSQQELMGPINGMLSAVPGVQVFAISPNSLNIRGGGNGLTFAVSGTNVDDMTEAADALVSVMARDDAFSNPQVSGDSVQAQYEITVDQEMAAVFGLSEADITRTISALTQGSVPVSVFLDDTETDVRVVPGGPPINDPNDLEGIQLRMPSGEYVPLSSVATLIPVVSQSSIERQGGTLAVSIQSNLVSGVDLGEAMARVEALATETLPEGMGIVYTGEAASLSDSQSGMYMVFGVAAIVVFLVLAAQFESIASAVVIMLTVPFGLAAALLAISITGGSLNYYSQIGLVLLIGVMAKNGILIVEFANQLREAGQDIDSAIRDALRLRIRPVMMTMVSTVFGGLPLVLSSGAGAEARVAVGWVIVGGLGFATVFTLFLTPVFYRWISVWGAEPGVSARRLQQERDMLTAAE, encoded by the coding sequence ATGAGCACCCCAAAACTCCAGCGGGCGGCCTCCGGGTTCGCCGACCTGTTCGTTGCACGACCCATTTTCGGGTTTGTCATCAGCCTATTGATAGTGATCGCGGGGATGGCGGCGATGACCGCCGTCGATGTGCGGGAAATGCCGGATGTCGATCAGCCAGTACTTTCAATCCGAACTGAATATGAAGGCGCAACACCTGCAACGGTCGATCAGGAAATCACGCAGGTTCTGGAAGATGCGCTGAGCGCGCTGGAGGGCCTGTCCTACATCGAAGCCAGCTCAACCAATGGGATGAGCAGCATTACGATCGATCTGTCAGATGATACCGACATCGACGTGGCCGCCAACGAAGCGCGCGAAATCATCTCTGCAACAGCGCGTCAGCTTCCAAGCGATCTTGACGACGATCCGACCGTGTCGAAATCTGACATCAACGCGAGTGCCATCATTCGCCTGGCCGTGCTGGGCGATGCAACACTGGACGAGTTGACCGCCATCGCGGAGGGTCGGATCTACGATCGACTGTCACTCATTGATGGTATCGCTGAAGTCACGATCCGGGGCGACAGGCCGAACGAGTTTCGCGTGACACTCGATGATCGTCTCCTGCTGAGCCGCGGCCTGACTGTCTTCGACGTGACAGAAGCGCTTGCAGACCTGCGCGACGATACGCCCTTGGGCGCGCTGGAAACCGATAAGCAGACGATTGCCTTGCAGGTCGGAAATGCCGATGTCACCGTCGATAGCATCGGCCAGATCCTGATAAACAACACCACGCGGGTCGCAGATGTCGCGCTGGTTCAATTGCTACCCGAAGACACCGATGTGACAACCCGCGTCAACGGGCAGACCGCCATCGGCCTCGATATCACCCGCCAATCCGAGGGCAACACGCTCGAAATCTCGACGGCCGTGCGCGCCGCCGTGGAAGAGCTGCGCGCGGAGCTGCCAGAGGGTGTCGAGCTTATCATCTCGACCGATGACGGTGTGTTTATCGAAGGTGCTTTAACCGAGGTCATCAAATCCATCGGTTTGGCCACCGTCATCGTAGTACTCGTGATCTTTGCCTTCCTGCGCTCCTTGCGTGCAACCTTGATCCCCGCTGTCACAATCCCGGTTGCGTTGGTTGGTACCGTTGCGGCCGTTTGGCTAACGGGGTTTTCGATCAACACGATCAGCCTCTTGGCATTGGTTCTCGCGACGGGGATGGTCGTGGACGACTCCATCGTTGTGGTCGAGAACATCGTGCGGAAGCGGAAAGACGGCATGGGGGCGTTCGCGGCTGCCGCAGCAGGCACCAATGAGGTTTTCTTTGCTGTCATTTCGACCACGGCAACGCTTGCAGCCGTATTCATTCCCATTTCGTTTCTTCCCGGACAAGCGGGCGGCGTCTTCAGCGAATTCGGCTTCGTCCTTGCCTTCGCGGTGACACTGTCGTCCGTCGCAGCGCTGACGCTGGCACCCGTTCTGGCGGCTCTCCTGGACCCCGGCAGAGAGACGCAAAAAACTCCGCAGGCCCCGCAGACTCCAAGTCGCCTCGCGCGCGGCTTTGACTGGGTGATGGATCGCGCCATTCGTGCACCCCTGCTCGTCGTGGCTATAGCGTTCGGATTTGCGCTGATCGCAGCCGGTGTGGCTGGGACGCTGACCTCGACCATCACGCCGACCGAGGACCGCGGCTATTTCCTGATTCAGGCCCGTGGGTCATCCGATACGACCGCCGAATACCTTGATGAGCAAGTGGCACAGATCGAAGACGTTCTCGCGCCGTTTCAGGAAAGCGGGCAGATCAGTTCGGTTCAAAGCATCATCGGCATCGGCGGCGGCACGACGGCCTTCATCGTCGTGCGTCTGCCGGATTGGTCGGATCGTGACTGGTCCCAACAAGAGTTGATGGGACCGATCAACGGGATGCTTTCGGCCGTGCCAGGGGTGCAGGTCTTCGCAATCTCGCCAAACAGCCTCAATATTCGCGGCGGCGGCAACGGGCTGACCTTTGCGGTAAGTGGGACCAATGTCGATGACATGACCGAAGCCGCCGACGCGCTTGTTTCCGTCATGGCTCGGGACGATGCCTTTTCCAATCCACAGGTTTCGGGCGACAGCGTGCAGGCACAATATGAGATCACCGTGGATCAGGAGATGGCGGCGGTTTTTGGTCTCAGCGAGGCCGATATCACCAGAACGATCAGCGCCCTGACACAAGGCTCGGTACCCGTCAGCGTGTTCCTCGATGACACCGAAACCGACGTACGCGTGGTCCCGGGCGGGCCGCCCATCAACGATCCAAATGATCTGGAGGGGATTCAACTCCGCATGCCAAGTGGTGAATATGTGCCGCTCTCGTCCGTGGCGACGCTGATCCCGGTGGTCAGCCAATCCTCGATCGAACGTCAGGGCGGCACACTGGCGGTTTCGATACAGTCCAACCTTGTCAGCGGTGTCGATCTGGGCGAGGCGATGGCTCGTGTCGAGGCGCTGGCCACCGAAACCCTGCCGGAGGGCATGGGGATTGTGTACACGGGCGAAGCCGCTTCGCTGAGCGATAGCCAGTCGGGCATGTATATGGTGTTCGGCGTCGCTGCGATTGTCGTATTCCTTGTTCTGGCCGCGCAATTCGAAAGCATCGCAAGTGCTGTCGTCATCATGCTGACCGTGCCCTTCGGCCTTGCCGCAGCGCTGCTGGCTATTTCGATCACCGGCGGTTCGCTGAACTATTACAGCCAGATCGGATTGGTTTTGCTGATCGGCGTGATGGCCAAGAACGGCATTCTGATCGTTGAATTTGCCAACCAGCTTCGCGAGGCCGGACAGGATATCGACAGCGCCATTCGCGACGCCCTGCGCCTGCGCATTCGGCCGGTGATGATGACGATGGTGTCCACCGTCTTCGGCGGCCTGCCCCTTGTCCTGTCGTCGGGCGCCGGTGCCGAGGCGCGCGTTGCGGTCGGTTGGGTCATCGTCGGCGGACTGGGCTTTGCCACCGTCTTCACCCTGTTCCTCACGCCGGTGTTTTACCGCTGGATAAGCGTCTGGGGCGCAGAGCCCGGCGTGTCTGCCCGCCGTTTGCAGCAGGAACGCGACATGCTGACGGCGGCGGAATAG
- a CDS encoding 3-keto-5-aminohexanoate cleavage protein: MARQKTIITCAITGAIHTPTMSDALPYTYDDIAQQAMEAAEAGASILHLHARDNETGAPSVDVKDFQPFLPRIKQATDAVVNISTGGSLSLSIQDRITPAKTFSPEMCSMNMGSMNFSFHPLANRYSDDDWKFDWEKDYVANSDGNIFRNTFRDIKEAAETLAPHDIKFEHECYDVGHLYNLKFCMDIGLFKAPIFIQFIFGILGGIGPEVDNLVFMKRTADRLFGDDYRWSVLGAGGSQMNLATTASQMGGNVRVGLEDSLFISRGKLADSNAQQVAKIRRIVEDLGCEVATPDEAREILDLKGGDKVAF, from the coding sequence ATGGCTCGCCAGAAGACAATCATCACCTGCGCCATAACGGGCGCGATCCACACGCCCACCATGTCGGACGCGCTGCCCTATACGTATGACGACATCGCCCAACAGGCGATGGAGGCGGCCGAGGCTGGCGCGTCGATCTTGCACTTGCATGCCCGCGACAACGAAACCGGTGCGCCCTCGGTTGATGTGAAGGATTTCCAGCCCTTCCTGCCACGGATCAAGCAGGCGACGGATGCGGTGGTGAACATCTCCACCGGCGGCTCTCTGTCGCTGTCGATCCAGGATCGGATCACTCCGGCCAAGACTTTCAGCCCAGAGATGTGTTCGATGAATATGGGCTCGATGAACTTTTCTTTCCATCCACTCGCCAACCGCTACAGCGACGACGACTGGAAATTCGACTGGGAGAAGGATTACGTCGCCAATTCCGACGGAAACATCTTCCGCAATACCTTCCGTGACATCAAGGAAGCGGCCGAGACGTTGGCCCCCCATGACATCAAGTTCGAGCATGAGTGCTATGACGTTGGCCACCTCTATAACCTGAAATTCTGCATGGATATCGGGCTGTTCAAGGCACCGATCTTCATCCAGTTCATCTTTGGTATTTTGGGTGGCATCGGGCCGGAGGTTGATAATCTGGTGTTCATGAAACGCACCGCAGATCGGCTGTTCGGCGATGATTACCGCTGGTCCGTTCTGGGGGCGGGTGGATCGCAGATGAACCTTGCGACCACCGCCAGCCAGATGGGCGGCAACGTTCGTGTCGGACTGGAGGACAGCCTATTCATCAGCCGTGGCAAGCTGGCCGACAGCAACGCCCAGCAGGTCGCCAAAATCCGCCGTATCGTCGAGGATCTGGGCTGCGAGGTTGCCACACCTGACGAAGCCCGCGAAATCCTGGACCTCAAGGGAGGCGATAAGGTCGCCTTTTAA
- a CDS encoding branched-chain amino acid ABC transporter permease, with protein sequence MKTDIRISRTSNAAKVAAILAALIVVILIAAPYWAGRADLRLMGEIFLYLALASLWNLLAGYAGLVSVGQQAYVGFGGYMLFALTIFAGLPPLVAIALAGVLGALISIPVAALIFRLRGAYFAIGTWVMAEVFRLSFAQVSALGGGSGTSLPTDIVRSMADGRSEREALAYWLALGAALFVVTTVYLMLRSRKGLALTAIRDNELASASLGIDIWRTKFVVYVVTSGLTAVIGALIFLQKLRISPDAAFSVNDWTAFVIFIVVIGGIGTIEGPIIGTLIFFLLRETLADLGTIYLMVLGLVAIVVMLKAPQGVWGFISQRFNLQLFPLGYRVERHKDS encoded by the coding sequence ATGAAAACCGATATCCGGATAAGCCGCACATCAAACGCCGCGAAAGTGGCCGCTATTCTGGCTGCGTTGATCGTGGTCATTCTGATCGCCGCGCCATATTGGGCGGGCCGTGCCGATTTGCGGCTGATGGGCGAGATATTCCTCTACCTCGCCTTGGCCTCATTATGGAACCTGCTGGCGGGCTACGCTGGTTTGGTCTCGGTCGGGCAACAGGCCTATGTCGGCTTTGGCGGCTACATGCTGTTTGCGCTGACCATCTTTGCGGGTCTGCCGCCGCTGGTCGCCATCGCGCTGGCGGGTGTTCTGGGCGCGCTGATCTCGATCCCTGTTGCCGCGTTGATCTTCCGGCTGCGGGGCGCTTACTTCGCCATTGGCACCTGGGTCATGGCAGAGGTTTTCCGGCTGTCGTTTGCACAGGTTTCCGCTCTGGGCGGCGGCTCTGGCACCTCTTTGCCAACAGACATCGTGCGTTCAATGGCGGATGGCCGATCCGAGCGCGAGGCGCTTGCTTATTGGCTGGCCTTGGGCGCGGCGCTGTTTGTCGTTACCACTGTCTACCTGATGTTGCGCTCACGCAAGGGGCTGGCGTTAACAGCGATCCGTGACAATGAACTGGCGTCCGCGTCTCTGGGCATCGACATTTGGCGAACGAAGTTCGTCGTCTATGTCGTGACCTCTGGTCTCACAGCCGTCATCGGCGCGCTTATCTTCCTGCAAAAGCTGCGGATTTCCCCCGATGCCGCGTTCAGCGTCAATGACTGGACCGCTTTTGTGATCTTCATCGTGGTCATCGGCGGCATCGGGACAATCGAAGGCCCGATCATCGGCACGCTAATCTTCTTCCTGCTGCGCGAAACCCTCGCGGACCTCGGCACCATTTACCTCATGGTCCTCGGCCTCGTGGCCATCGTGGTGATGCTCAAAGCACCGCAAGGGGTCTGGGGTTTCATCAGCCAGCGTTTCAACTTGCAACTCTTCCCGCTCGGCTACCGCGTCGAGCGACACAAAGACAGCTAA